The following coding sequences lie in one Arachis ipaensis cultivar K30076 chromosome B05, Araip1.1, whole genome shotgun sequence genomic window:
- the LOC107640624 gene encoding uncharacterized protein LOC107640624, producing MPLYAKFLKELMTKKRNWGEKETVVLTEECSAIIQKKLPQKMKDLGSFQIPCIIGDITIEKALCDLGASINLMSLAMMKRMRIEEAKPPRMALQLADRTFKFPYGVVEDLLVKVGDFIFPVNFIVLDMEKEANASIILGRPFLAIAGAIIDVQKGELVLRLHEEKMVFNVFTAMSYPKESIGECMMVDIMEILVQGVLEEDKLEDEMK from the coding sequence atgccactctatgctaaatttCTAAAGGAGCTCATGACCAAGAAAAGGAACTGGGGAGAAAAGGAAACTGTAGTGCTCAcagaagaatgtagtgccatcatacaaaaaaAGCTTCCCCaaaagatgaaagatcttggaagctTTCAAATCCCATGCATCATAGGAGACATTACCATTGAGAAAGCATTGTGTGATTTGGGTGCTAGCATCAACCTTATGTCCTTGGCCATGATGAAGAGAATGAGAATTGAAGAGGCCAAGCCACCAAGGATGGCACTTCAACTAGCAGACAGAACATTCAAGTTCCCCTATGGAGTAGTGGAGGACTTGTTAGTTAAGGTGGGTGACTTCATCTTCCCAGTAAATTTTATAGTGCTTGACATGGAAAAAGAGGCAAATGCGTCAATCATACTAGGGAGGCCATTTTTGGCAATAGCTGGAGCTATAattgatgtacaaaagggagAATTGGTCCTCAGGCTTCATGAAGAAAAGATGGTGTTCAATGTTTTTACTGCTATGAGCTATCCCAAAGAGTCCATTGGAGAGTGTATGATGGTAGACATAATGGAGATACTGGTCCAAGGAGTTCTAGAAGAAGACAAACTTGAAGATGAAATGAAGTAA